In one Shewanella loihica PV-4 genomic region, the following are encoded:
- a CDS encoding type I polyketide synthase, whose translation MSQTETSKTSSDQRLNKRLKDMPIAIVGMASIFANSRYLNKFWDLICDKIDAITEVPDTHWQVDDYYDSDKSAPDKSYCKRGGFMPEVNFNPMEFGLPPNILELTDTSQLLSLIVAKEVLADAKLPSDYDRNKIGITLGVGGGQKISHSLNARLQYPVLKKVFKHSGISDADSEMLIKKFQDQYVHWEENSFPGSLGNVIAGRIANRFDLGGMNCVVDAACAGSLAAMRMALSELVDGRAEMMITGGVCTDNSPSMYMSFSKTPAFTTNETVQPFDIDSKGMMIGEGIGMVALKRLEDAERDGDRIYAVIKGVGASSDGKFKSIYAPRPEGQAKALKRAYDDAGFPPHTLGLMEAHGTGTAAGDVAEFNGLKSVFSEGCKTTQHIALGSVKSQIGHTKSTAGTAGLIKAALALHHKVLPPTINVDQPNPKLDIANSPFYLNTETRPWLPRPDGTPRRAGISSFGFGGTNFHFVLEEYQREHSRDLGKLTQFRQRAVPQSLLISGADKAGLIATIRQLVADADKQSLDVLASQHPLRMLDASAPRLGLVVSDRDSLKTQLNQALSRLEAGDEAYWSLPGGLHYRISSLANPKVAAVFAGQGAQYLNMGRELSCHFPEMREQFVLADKVFASQDKTPLSQLVYPVPVFTTEERKAQEALLTNTANAQSAIGAISMGQYTLLKQAGFTPDMVAGHSFGELSALCAAGVISLEDYYQLTFARGDAMASPSAESAEGADRGTMFAIITKTAEDLTRLEATLIAFEGVKVANYNAPTQLVIAGPTDATTQAAKALSELGFKAIALPVSGAFHTPLVGHAQAPFAEAIDKVKFAKPALPVYANASGARYANVAKTIKNEFKQHMLQSVRFSEQLEAMYADGARVFIEFGPKNILQKLVENTLSDKLDTLCTISLNPNPKGDSDLQLRQGAMQLAVCGIALDEIDPYQTEAAQAEPVSPMNITLNATNYISPATLAKMEKSLNTGTITPQTRVQEKIVEVEKLVEVEKIVEKFVEVEKIVEKSIPAAQAPQANDSHGSVINTPAIQTLQTIAGDDALTALFAAQQQTAQLHQQFLTIPQQYGETVTQLMTAQAQMAAAGVAIPESLQRAMEQFHQHQAQTLQSHTQFLEMQALSHQSALSLLSHGAMAPQASAPSRVVFTPASTPAPNPIKATVPAAAPAVTAAPQVQATVNPPVATPAKVQQTVQPIAPQPMAPAQSPAIEPVSMAPSVNLGSEQVQQTMLSVVAEKTGYPTEMLALEMDMEADLGIDSIKRVEILGTVQDELPALPELSPEDLAECRTLGEIVAYMESKLPAAGAHITETAAGAIQQAAAGAVATPEVQNTATSGLSSTQVQETMLTVVADKTGYPTEMLALEMDMEADLGIDSIKRVEILGTVQDELPNLPELSPEDLAECRTLGEIVAYMESKLPAAGANISETAVGAIQQAATGLSSTQVQETMLTVVADKTGYPTEMLSLEMDMEADLGIDSIKRVEILGTVQDELPGLPELSPEDLAECRTLGEIVSYMNSKLPAAGAHITETAAGAIQQAAGAMNSQQPTAGAPIQQAAAGLSSTQVQETMLSVVADKTGYPTEMLALEMDMEADLGIDSIKRVEILGTVQDELPGLPELSPEDLAECRTLGEIVAYMNSKLTATGAALSPEVQSSVATDSLSSTQVQQTMLTVVADKTGYPTEMLSLEMDMEADLGIDSIKRVEILGTVQDELPGLPDLNPEDLAECRTLGEIVAYMNSKLPAADAIVDTTSSQEQSASVTQVQAISAEPLVELPPHSEVALKKLEAAKPDAEGFAANATLVIQDDGHNAGVLAEKLSNKGLKVVVVRLPEGQPQSPLSSAIASWQPEGLAEQDVMQAIAGISADHGNIAGFVHLQPQQEANAVSEIQLSDAGFNHLSSAFLWAKHLQAPLSAQTGRRCFVTVSRIDGGFGYLDAKQLAKSELNQAALSGLTKTLSHEWPGIFCRALDLAPEMSAAQLSDAVLAELMDSDSGLNEVGISVDAGGKLCRHRLQPGEAAIKTAESQLDSSDKILVTGGAKGVTFECALALAKRCQSHFILAGRSEHISTKDLPEWAQGKTIGELKQAAIAHLLASGDKPTPKQVDALIWPVKSSLEIQAALNAFEAVGASAEYLAMDVSKAEAIEQALGAINQLTPITGLIHGAGVLADKHIQDKTLDELARVYGTKVAGLKALLSVIDPAQLKLVALFSSAAGFYGNTGQSDYAMANEILNKAALQLTHKSQAKVMSFNWGPWDGGMVNPALKKMFVERGVYVIPLQAGAELFATQLLGDSGVQLLVGSDMQGNTAKADEASSVKKPDADEVHVAQHPLPPVTLTRQLTPATMAFVSDHVIGGNPVLPTVCAIQWMREAARAHIGAPVKVRSYKLLKGIIFDTEAPKTLVLTLTPEYTGDSLTAIQALISSEGRPQYQASLCLMDGEDCSAPIKAFEGQYNGEAVTDASTLYSDGTLFHGPRLQGLDKVLKFDEQGLIASVSLPQVREADCGEFVPSLSSAGCQPFAEDLLLQAMLVWARLSYGAASLPSAIDEFISVQPMHGGETGYIELNVVKSNRRSLTADVALYHQDGRLSALIKGARITISSTLNAAFVPHGARGETANEEATQ comes from the coding sequence ATGAGCCAGACCGAAACATCAAAGACGTCAAGCGATCAGCGCCTCAACAAGCGTCTGAAAGATATGCCCATTGCCATCGTTGGCATGGCGAGCATCTTTGCCAACTCACGTTATCTCAACAAATTTTGGGATCTGATCTGCGACAAGATTGACGCCATCACCGAGGTGCCAGACACCCATTGGCAGGTCGACGATTACTACGACAGCGATAAGAGCGCGCCGGACAAGAGCTACTGCAAACGCGGCGGCTTCATGCCCGAGGTCAACTTCAACCCGATGGAGTTTGGCCTGCCGCCCAACATCCTAGAGCTGACCGACACCTCACAGCTGTTGTCACTCATCGTCGCCAAAGAGGTACTCGCCGATGCCAAGCTACCGAGCGACTACGACAGAAACAAGATAGGCATTACCCTAGGTGTGGGCGGCGGTCAGAAGATCAGCCACAGTCTCAACGCCAGGCTGCAATATCCTGTGCTGAAAAAGGTGTTCAAGCACAGCGGCATCAGCGACGCCGACAGCGAGATGCTGATCAAGAAATTTCAGGACCAATATGTCCACTGGGAAGAGAACTCCTTCCCTGGCTCTCTGGGCAATGTGATCGCCGGACGTATCGCCAACCGTTTCGACTTAGGCGGCATGAACTGCGTCGTCGACGCCGCCTGCGCCGGCTCGCTGGCAGCCATGCGCATGGCGCTCAGCGAACTGGTGGACGGCCGCGCCGAGATGATGATCACCGGTGGCGTCTGTACCGACAACTCCCCCTCCATGTATATGAGCTTCTCCAAGACGCCAGCCTTCACCACCAACGAGACGGTGCAGCCCTTCGATATCGACTCCAAGGGGATGATGATAGGCGAAGGGATAGGCATGGTGGCCCTGAAGCGTTTGGAAGATGCCGAGCGCGATGGCGATCGCATCTATGCGGTGATCAAGGGCGTAGGCGCCTCGTCGGACGGTAAGTTTAAGTCTATCTACGCACCGCGCCCCGAAGGCCAGGCCAAGGCGCTCAAACGCGCCTACGACGATGCCGGATTCCCGCCACATACCTTAGGGCTGATGGAAGCCCACGGCACGGGCACGGCCGCCGGTGACGTGGCCGAGTTTAACGGCCTCAAGTCTGTGTTCAGCGAAGGCTGCAAGACGACCCAGCATATCGCCCTGGGCTCGGTGAAGTCGCAAATCGGCCATACCAAGTCGACCGCAGGCACGGCGGGGCTTATCAAGGCGGCGCTGGCGCTACACCACAAGGTGTTACCACCGACCATCAATGTGGACCAGCCCAATCCTAAACTGGATATCGCCAACTCGCCTTTCTACCTCAATACCGAGACGCGCCCCTGGCTGCCACGCCCGGACGGCACCCCGCGCCGCGCCGGTATCAGCTCTTTCGGCTTTGGCGGCACTAACTTCCACTTCGTGCTCGAAGAGTACCAGCGCGAACATAGCCGAGATCTGGGCAAGCTGACCCAATTCCGTCAGCGCGCCGTGCCTCAGAGCTTGCTGATCAGCGGCGCCGACAAGGCTGGCCTCATCGCCACCATCAGGCAGCTTGTTGCAGACGCAGATAAACAATCCCTCGACGTCCTGGCCAGTCAACATCCGCTGCGCATGCTTGACGCCAGTGCCCCGCGTCTTGGCCTGGTCGTTAGCGACAGAGACAGCCTCAAGACCCAGCTTAATCAGGCGCTTAGCCGCCTGGAAGCGGGCGATGAGGCATACTGGTCGCTACCTGGCGGCCTGCACTATCGCATCAGCAGTCTGGCTAACCCTAAAGTGGCCGCGGTGTTTGCCGGACAAGGCGCCCAATACCTCAACATGGGCCGTGAGCTAAGCTGTCATTTCCCCGAGATGCGCGAGCAATTTGTACTGGCCGACAAGGTATTTGCCAGCCAGGATAAGACGCCCTTGTCGCAACTGGTGTACCCGGTGCCAGTCTTCACGACTGAGGAGCGCAAGGCACAAGAGGCACTACTGACCAATACCGCCAATGCCCAGAGCGCCATCGGCGCCATCTCCATGGGGCAATACACCCTGCTCAAGCAAGCCGGCTTCACGCCCGACATGGTGGCAGGCCACAGCTTTGGTGAACTCAGCGCCCTGTGCGCCGCCGGGGTGATCAGCCTCGAAGACTATTACCAGCTGACATTCGCCCGTGGCGATGCCATGGCCAGCCCAAGTGCCGAGAGTGCCGAGGGTGCCGATCGCGGTACCATGTTCGCCATCATCACCAAAACCGCCGAGGATCTGACTCGACTGGAAGCTACCCTTATCGCCTTTGAGGGGGTTAAGGTCGCCAACTACAACGCGCCGACCCAGCTGGTGATCGCCGGACCGACAGATGCCACCACCCAGGCGGCCAAGGCCCTTAGCGAGCTCGGTTTCAAGGCGATCGCCCTGCCAGTATCCGGCGCCTTCCACACACCATTGGTGGGCCACGCCCAGGCACCGTTTGCCGAGGCGATCGACAAGGTGAAGTTTGCCAAACCGGCGCTGCCTGTGTACGCCAACGCCAGCGGCGCTCGCTACGCCAATGTCGCCAAGACCATCAAGAATGAGTTTAAGCAGCACATGCTGCAATCTGTGCGCTTTAGCGAGCAGCTAGAAGCCATGTACGCCGATGGTGCGCGCGTCTTCATCGAGTTCGGCCCGAAGAATATTCTACAGAAACTGGTGGAGAACACCCTTAGCGACAAGCTAGATACCCTGTGCACCATCAGCCTCAACCCTAACCCTAAGGGCGATAGCGACCTGCAACTTCGTCAGGGCGCCATGCAGCTTGCCGTCTGCGGCATCGCACTGGATGAGATAGACCCATACCAAACCGAAGCGGCCCAGGCCGAGCCAGTCTCTCCCATGAATATCACGCTCAACGCGACCAACTACATCAGCCCGGCGACCCTGGCGAAGATGGAAAAATCCCTTAACACGGGCACCATCACGCCACAGACCCGAGTGCAAGAGAAGATAGTGGAAGTTGAAAAACTGGTCGAAGTCGAAAAAATTGTCGAAAAATTTGTAGAAGTAGAGAAGATAGTGGAAAAATCGATCCCCGCAGCCCAAGCGCCACAGGCCAATGACTCTCATGGCTCAGTCATCAATACACCTGCCATCCAGACGTTACAGACAATCGCTGGCGATGATGCCCTGACGGCACTGTTCGCCGCCCAGCAACAGACGGCTCAGCTGCATCAGCAATTCTTGACCATACCGCAGCAGTATGGCGAGACAGTCACTCAGCTGATGACGGCGCAGGCACAGATGGCCGCCGCCGGGGTCGCGATCCCTGAGAGCCTGCAGCGCGCAATGGAGCAGTTCCACCAACATCAGGCGCAAACGTTACAAAGCCATACTCAGTTCCTCGAGATGCAGGCCTTAAGCCATCAAAGCGCCTTAAGCCTGCTCAGCCACGGAGCTATGGCGCCGCAAGCAAGCGCACCTAGCCGGGTTGTATTCACGCCAGCATCGACTCCGGCGCCAAACCCAATAAAAGCCACTGTGCCTGCGGCCGCGCCAGCAGTTACGGCAGCACCTCAGGTACAAGCGACTGTTAATCCGCCAGTAGCCACACCTGCTAAGGTGCAGCAAACTGTACAACCTATCGCCCCTCAGCCAATGGCACCTGCACAATCACCTGCCATTGAGCCAGTGAGTATGGCGCCAAGTGTTAACCTGGGCAGTGAACAGGTGCAACAGACCATGCTAAGCGTGGTGGCCGAAAAAACCGGTTACCCAACCGAGATGCTGGCCCTTGAGATGGACATGGAGGCCGACCTCGGCATCGATTCCATCAAGCGCGTGGAGATCTTAGGCACAGTGCAAGATGAGCTGCCGGCTCTGCCGGAGCTGAGCCCGGAAGATCTGGCCGAGTGTCGCACCCTGGGTGAGATCGTGGCGTATATGGAAAGCAAGCTGCCGGCCGCAGGTGCTCACATTACAGAAACCGCCGCTGGCGCAATTCAACAAGCCGCCGCTGGCGCTGTTGCTACCCCAGAGGTTCAAAACACAGCTACTAGCGGTTTATCTTCGACACAAGTCCAAGAGACCATGCTCACAGTTGTGGCTGACAAGACAGGCTACCCTACCGAGATGTTGGCCCTTGAGATGGACATGGAAGCCGATCTCGGCATCGATTCCATCAAGCGCGTGGAGATCTTAGGCACAGTACAAGATGAGCTGCCAAACCTACCCGAACTCAGCCCGGAAGATCTGGCCGAGTGCCGCACCTTGGGTGAGATCGTGGCGTATATGGAAAGCAAGCTGCCGGCCGCAGGAGCTAATATTTCAGAAACCGCCGTTGGCGCAATTCAACAAGCCGCCACAGGCTTGTCATCGACACAAGTCCAAGAAACCATGCTCACAGTTGTGGCCGACAAGACAGGCTACCCAACCGAAATGCTATCACTTGAGATGGACATGGAGGCCGATCTCGGCATCGATTCCATCAAGCGCGTAGAGATCTTAGGCACAGTACAGGATGAGCTGCCAGGACTGCCGGAACTCAGCCCAGAAGATCTGGCCGAGTGCCGTACCCTGGGTGAAATTGTTAGCTATATGAATAGCAAGCTGCCAGCTGCAGGTGCTCATATTACAGAAACCGCCGCTGGCGCAATTCAACAAGCCGCAGGCGCTATGAACAGCCAACAGCCAACCGCAGGTGCACCTATTCAGCAAGCCGCCGCTGGCTTGTCTTCGACACAAGTCCAAGAAACCATGCTGAGCGTGGTAGCTGATAAGACAGGTTACCCAACTGAGATGCTGGCCCTTGAGATGGATATGGAGGCCGATCTTGGCATCGACTCTATCAAGCGGGTCGAGATCTTAGGCACAGTTCAAGACGAACTGCCGGGACTGCCTGAACTCAGCCCAGAAGATCTGGCCGAGTGCCGCACCCTGGGGGAAATCGTCGCTTACATGAATAGCAAGCTGACCGCCACAGGCGCTGCACTCAGCCCAGAGGTTCAAAGCTCTGTTGCGACTGATAGCCTGTCATCAACACAGGTACAGCAGACCATGCTCACTGTGGTGGCCGACAAGACGGGCTACCCAACCGAGATGCTGTCGCTGGAGATGGACATGGAAGCCGACCTTGGTATCGACTCAATTAAACGAGTCGAGATCTTAGGCACAGTTCAAGACGAACTGCCGGGACTGCCGGATCTCAACCCGGAAGATCTGGCCGAGTGCCGCACTCTGGGTGAGATCGTGGCGTATATGAACAGCAAGCTGCCCGCCGCAGACGCGATAGTTGACACGACAAGCAGCCAAGAGCAGAGCGCCTCGGTTACTCAGGTGCAAGCCATCTCCGCCGAGCCTTTAGTCGAGCTACCGCCTCACAGCGAGGTGGCGCTAAAAAAGCTTGAAGCGGCGAAGCCTGATGCCGAGGGTTTCGCCGCCAATGCTACCCTGGTGATCCAAGACGATGGTCACAATGCCGGGGTACTGGCCGAGAAACTCAGCAACAAGGGACTCAAGGTCGTGGTTGTGCGCCTGCCAGAAGGTCAGCCTCAGTCACCGCTGAGCAGCGCCATCGCCAGCTGGCAGCCAGAAGGACTGGCTGAGCAAGATGTGATGCAGGCGATAGCAGGAATTAGCGCAGACCACGGTAACATTGCAGGTTTTGTACACCTACAGCCTCAGCAGGAAGCCAACGCTGTCTCAGAGATACAACTGAGCGACGCTGGCTTTAACCACCTGAGTTCGGCGTTCCTCTGGGCCAAGCATCTGCAGGCGCCATTAAGCGCGCAGACGGGTCGTCGCTGCTTTGTCACCGTCAGTCGTATCGACGGCGGCTTCGGCTACCTGGATGCTAAGCAACTGGCCAAGAGCGAACTTAATCAGGCCGCGCTTTCGGGTCTCACCAAGACTCTGAGTCATGAATGGCCAGGCATCTTCTGCCGCGCGTTGGACTTAGCGCCAGAGATGAGCGCGGCGCAGCTGAGCGATGCCGTACTCGCGGAGCTCATGGACAGCGACAGCGGTCTCAACGAGGTCGGTATCAGTGTCGATGCCGGCGGCAAACTGTGCCGTCATCGGCTACAGCCGGGTGAAGCGGCGATAAAAACCGCAGAATCCCAGCTGGATAGCTCAGATAAAATACTGGTGACCGGGGGGGCAAAAGGGGTAACCTTCGAATGTGCCCTGGCACTGGCTAAGCGTTGTCAGTCGCACTTTATCCTGGCCGGTCGCAGCGAACATATTAGCACGAAGGATCTGCCAGAATGGGCCCAGGGCAAGACTATCGGCGAACTTAAGCAGGCCGCTATCGCTCATCTACTCGCCAGCGGTGACAAGCCGACGCCTAAACAGGTCGACGCCCTCATCTGGCCGGTAAAGAGTAGCCTTGAGATCCAGGCCGCCCTCAACGCCTTCGAGGCGGTGGGCGCCTCGGCGGAATATCTGGCGATGGATGTCAGCAAGGCAGAGGCGATCGAGCAGGCCCTAGGCGCCATCAATCAGCTAACGCCAATTACAGGACTCATCCACGGTGCGGGCGTACTGGCCGATAAACACATACAAGACAAAACCTTAGATGAGCTTGCGCGAGTCTACGGCACTAAGGTGGCCGGGCTTAAGGCGCTGCTAAGCGTGATCGATCCCGCCCAGCTTAAGCTGGTTGCCCTCTTCTCTTCGGCGGCCGGTTTCTACGGCAACACGGGGCAGAGCGACTACGCCATGGCGAACGAGATCCTCAACAAGGCGGCACTGCAACTCACCCACAAGAGCCAGGCTAAGGTGATGAGCTTTAACTGGGGCCCTTGGGATGGCGGCATGGTCAATCCTGCGCTGAAGAAGATGTTTGTCGAGCGCGGCGTCTATGTGATCCCGCTGCAGGCGGGTGCCGAGCTGTTTGCCACTCAGCTACTTGGCGACAGCGGCGTACAGCTGCTGGTAGGCAGCGATATGCAAGGCAACACAGCTAAAGCAGATGAGGCAAGCTCAGTAAAAAAGCCTGATGCGGATGAGGTGCACGTTGCACAGCATCCGCTGCCGCCTGTCACCTTAACGCGCCAATTAACGCCCGCGACCATGGCCTTTGTCTCAGACCATGTGATCGGCGGTAACCCGGTATTACCGACGGTTTGTGCTATCCAATGGATGCGTGAAGCCGCTCGGGCGCACATTGGCGCCCCGGTAAAGGTGCGCAGCTATAAGCTGCTCAAAGGCATTATTTTCGACACCGAAGCGCCGAAAACCTTAGTGCTTACGCTAACCCCTGAATATACCGGCGATAGCCTGACGGCCATTCAGGCCTTAATAAGCAGCGAGGGACGGCCGCAGTACCAGGCGAGCCTTTGTTTGATGGATGGCGAGGACTGCTCGGCGCCAATCAAGGCCTTCGAAGGGCAGTACAATGGCGAGGCGGTCACCGATGCCAGCACGCTCTACAGTGACGGCACCCTGTTTCATGGGCCAAGACTGCAGGGATTGGATAAGGTACTTAAGTTCGATGAGCAGGGACTTATCGCCTCTGTAAGCCTGCCCCAGGTGCGCGAAGCCGACTGCGGCGAGTTTGTACCTAGCCTAAGCAGCGCAGGCTGTCAGCCTTTTGCCGAAGATCTCTTGCTCCAAGCCATGTTGGTCTGGGCAAGGCTCAGCTATGGGGCGGCCAGTTTGCCATCGGCCATCGACGAGTTCATCAGTGTGCAGCCGATGCACGGCGGCGAAACCGGCTATATAGAGCTGAATGTGGTCAAGAGCAATCGCAGAAGCCTGACGGCCGATGTGGCGCTTTACCATCAAGATGGTCGCCTGAGCGCCCTGATAAAAGGGGCCAGGATCACCATCAGCTCAACCCTCAATGCCGCCTTCGTGCCGCACGGCGCACGCGGTGAAACGGCCAACGAGGAGGCGACGCAGTGA
- a CDS encoding PfaB family protein produces the protein MTQEFGQKVSNANANSEGATPLRVALLLLPKDAPLPDTLANQPVRKLHVDQIEPKLTEAELTENKLAQTLEQAVSWVATGDLVCLHGAQQTLLLMPALKAAQHKLHPHAHLAALQYGQSQGSALQGALAQAKRQPDSVQCRAHIDDMNKGFDALCRLIADIAQRTIRRSESRRHYWFTEPYQGRVATLTLENTQPQQGKAQTHLAMVLTQGTGRLKARSLLSASQLFFLLPGSSEAALNQGLWALAAALDKLALSQTEPLAREMAIIELMQQNLDAFATSGPTRFVICLQAISIEALGQEITAMSQALAKVCKEKGEYRTPSGSYFSAAPLGQAKLAFVYPGVGTIYPDMLHELHSYFPALFSRLQQQGDLKAMLQADMIYQEDKADTQQMPLSKMAIAGVGASYLLTKLLVDEFAVQPHFALGYSMGEAAMWASLDVWQDPHSLIDKTLSEPLFTEEISGPLKAVRRHWQLSDKDPLEWNSFLVRCQGDDIQPLLERYPRVYLAITQGDTCVIAGCQASCQALLQELGKRGIAANRVTAMHTPPALSLQSQVQAFYHQAIMAEAAEHPVKFISAASLIDGQDGAVNEIQALSAEAIATSIAKTFCHHLDFESLIQSATHQGAALFVEVGADRQNCTLIDKILKASETPHVSVPVNARGANEVITLLKALGTLISHRVPVSLTVLQLGLKRELAKLQQRSAQGEPPLANTLFQEEV, from the coding sequence GTGACCCAGGAGTTTGGCCAAAAGGTAAGCAATGCTAACGCTAACAGCGAAGGCGCTACCCCGCTGCGGGTAGCCCTCTTGCTGTTGCCAAAAGATGCGCCCTTGCCCGATACCTTAGCCAATCAGCCAGTTCGAAAGCTGCATGTTGACCAAATTGAGCCTAAGTTAACCGAGGCTGAGCTTACTGAGAATAAGCTGGCTCAGACGCTTGAGCAGGCAGTGAGCTGGGTCGCCACAGGCGATCTGGTTTGCCTGCATGGCGCCCAGCAAACATTGCTGCTGATGCCAGCGCTCAAGGCGGCGCAGCACAAGCTGCACCCTCATGCCCATCTGGCGGCGCTACAATACGGTCAAAGCCAGGGCAGTGCACTGCAAGGCGCGCTGGCACAGGCCAAACGCCAACCGGATAGTGTTCAATGCAGAGCGCATATCGATGACATGAACAAGGGCTTCGACGCCTTGTGTCGCCTGATCGCTGATATTGCACAGCGAACCATTAGGCGTTCAGAGAGCCGGCGTCACTACTGGTTTACCGAGCCCTATCAGGGACGAGTGGCGACGCTTACCCTGGAGAATACCCAGCCTCAGCAAGGGAAAGCGCAAACTCATCTGGCCATGGTGCTGACACAAGGCACAGGCCGACTCAAGGCGCGTTCGCTACTGTCGGCCAGCCAGCTGTTCTTTCTGCTACCCGGTAGCAGTGAAGCCGCGCTCAACCAAGGGCTCTGGGCCCTGGCGGCGGCCTTGGATAAGCTCGCCTTATCACAGACCGAGCCCTTAGCGCGGGAGATGGCGATCATTGAGCTGATGCAGCAAAATCTCGATGCCTTTGCCACCAGCGGCCCGACACGTTTTGTCATCTGTCTACAGGCCATAAGTATCGAGGCGCTTGGGCAGGAGATCACCGCCATGAGCCAGGCGCTGGCCAAAGTCTGTAAGGAGAAAGGGGAATACCGCACGCCATCGGGTAGCTATTTCAGCGCCGCGCCGCTGGGTCAGGCCAAGCTGGCCTTCGTTTATCCCGGCGTTGGCACCATCTACCCTGATATGCTGCATGAGCTACATAGCTACTTTCCGGCCCTGTTTAGCCGCTTGCAGCAACAAGGGGATCTCAAGGCGATGCTGCAGGCCGATATGATCTATCAAGAAGATAAGGCCGACACTCAGCAGATGCCTCTAAGCAAGATGGCCATTGCCGGTGTGGGCGCCAGCTACCTGCTGACCAAGCTCTTGGTGGATGAATTTGCAGTGCAGCCGCACTTTGCCCTGGGTTACTCCATGGGTGAAGCCGCCATGTGGGCCAGCCTGGATGTGTGGCAAGATCCCCATAGCTTGATCGATAAGACCCTGAGCGAGCCCCTGTTTACCGAGGAGATCTCAGGTCCGCTCAAGGCGGTTCGTCGTCACTGGCAACTGTCAGACAAGGATCCTCTCGAATGGAACAGTTTTCTGGTGCGATGCCAAGGCGATGATATTCAGCCTTTGCTGGAGCGTTACCCCAGAGTCTATCTTGCCATCACCCAGGGGGATACCTGCGTGATCGCTGGCTGTCAGGCCAGTTGCCAGGCCCTGTTACAGGAACTGGGTAAACGTGGCATAGCCGCCAACCGCGTCACCGCCATGCATACGCCACCAGCCTTAAGCCTGCAGTCGCAGGTGCAGGCCTTCTATCATCAGGCGATCATGGCCGAGGCCGCCGAGCATCCGGTCAAATTTATCAGCGCCGCCAGCCTCATCGATGGCCAAGATGGCGCCGTCAACGAAATTCAGGCCCTGAGCGCCGAAGCTATCGCTACCTCGATAGCCAAGACCTTCTGTCATCACCTCGATTTTGAGTCGCTCATCCAGAGCGCAACCCATCAGGGGGCTGCGCTATTTGTCGAGGTCGGTGCCGACAGACAAAACTGCACCCTGATAGATAAAATTCTAAAAGCCAGCGAGACACCTCATGTCAGCGTGCCGGTCAATGCCCGCGGCGCAAACGAGGTGATCACCCTGCTCAAAGCCTTGGGCACACTGATCAGCCACAGAGTTCCCGTCAGCCTCACTGTGCTGCAACTGGGACTCAAGCGTGAACTGGCTAAGCTACAACAGCGCAGCGCTCAAGGTGAGCCTCCGCTCGCCAATACCCTATTTCAAGAGGAAGTCTAA